Proteins found in one Spirochaetota bacterium genomic segment:
- a CDS encoding valine--tRNA ligase, producing the protein MTFSKEPEKYFDYNKREIEIYKNWEEKKIFSVDVDSQKESYVIPMPPPNVTGVLHMGHGLQDTLQDTLIRYKKMNGYESFWIPGKDHAGIATQNVVEKELLKIGIKRDDLGREKFLEEVWKFVEKNRNTISNQKKKLGDFVDWTKEVFTLDPDYYKAVLTAFKILYDKGYIYKGKYIVNWCPRCHTAISNEEVEYIERETNLWFIKYPIKKENNSKFFTNYEKLVKEGVEYIDFIVVATTRPETMLGDTAVVVNPQDDRYSNLVGKKVILPIVEREIEIIKDELVDKSFGTGAVKVTPAHDPVDFEIAKKHNLEFIVVIDSKGNMNDNVPESFKYLSREEARKKIVEELERKGYLLKIEPYKHSAGICSRCDTIIEPYLSDQWFVKMKPMAEKAIDVVKNGQIKIYPERWEKIYFDWLTNIKDWCISRQLWWGHRIPVYYCESCNKMFVSIENPQKCQYCNSINLKQDEDVLDTWFSSWLWPFATLGWPNRETKELKKFFPSDLLISGYDILFFWVSRMIMASLEFLDDIPFKHIYLTGLIRDKYGRKMSKSLGNGIDPLEMVEKYGADAVRFTLVYLCSEGQDINLDPIKFEMGRNFVNKIWNAFKFCFSYFKKYNNEILIDKNNFNPYKEIDKLDIYDKWILEELNSLKEKLKNYFNNYKFNFISSEIYKFVWNDFCDWYIEISKFYLNMKNETSIFKTKILYYLLNEIIKIIHPIMPFVSEEIYSFINSSKDSIIFEKYPEPIFNINFSEDLISFKIIEETVKSIRNVRQELNIPISESVIWIKLEDKDKKVKELLNRELNIIKFLTKIENINIIDSLPPYKSAISVNIYNEVHIKIEGIIDYEKEKRRLMEELEKIEKEFQKSESKLNNKEYLSKAKIEAIEKEKEKREEYLLKIKSIKEKIKMLG; encoded by the coding sequence GATTCCTGGTAAAGATCATGCTGGTATTGCTACCCAAAATGTAGTTGAAAAAGAATTACTAAAGATTGGTATAAAAAGAGATGATCTAGGAAGAGAAAAATTTCTTGAAGAGGTCTGGAAATTTGTTGAAAAAAATAGAAATACTATTTCAAATCAAAAAAAGAAACTTGGAGATTTTGTTGATTGGACAAAAGAGGTATTTACACTTGATCCAGATTATTATAAAGCTGTTTTAACAGCATTTAAAATTTTATATGATAAAGGTTACATTTATAAAGGCAAATATATTGTTAATTGGTGTCCAAGATGCCATACAGCCATATCTAATGAAGAGGTTGAATATATAGAAAGGGAAACTAATTTATGGTTCATTAAGTATCCTATTAAAAAAGAAAATAATAGTAAATTCTTTACAAATTATGAGAAATTGGTAAAGGAAGGGGTTGAATACATTGATTTTATAGTTGTTGCAACCACAAGACCTGAAACAATGTTGGGAGATACTGCAGTTGTAGTTAATCCTCAAGATGATAGATATTCAAATTTAGTAGGTAAAAAGGTTATTTTGCCTATTGTTGAAAGAGAAATAGAAATAATAAAAGATGAGCTTGTTGATAAAAGTTTTGGAACAGGTGCTGTTAAAGTCACACCTGCTCATGATCCTGTAGATTTTGAAATAGCAAAAAAACATAATCTTGAATTTATAGTAGTTATTGATTCGAAAGGGAATATGAATGATAATGTACCTGAAAGTTTTAAATATTTGTCAAGGGAAGAAGCAAGAAAAAAAATTGTTGAAGAACTGGAAAGAAAAGGTTATTTGCTTAAAATTGAACCTTATAAGCATTCAGCAGGTATATGTAGTAGGTGTGATACTATAATAGAACCATATCTTTCAGATCAATGGTTTGTAAAAATGAAGCCTATGGCTGAGAAAGCTATAGATGTTGTTAAAAATGGACAAATAAAAATATATCCTGAAAGATGGGAGAAAATTTATTTTGATTGGCTTACAAATATAAAAGACTGGTGTATATCAAGACAACTATGGTGGGGACATCGAATTCCAGTTTATTATTGTGAAAGCTGTAATAAAATGTTTGTTTCTATTGAAAATCCACAAAAATGTCAATATTGTAATTCAATAAATTTAAAACAGGATGAAGATGTTTTAGATACATGGTTTTCTTCTTGGTTATGGCCCTTTGCAACCCTTGGATGGCCTAATAGAGAAACAAAAGAGTTAAAAAAATTTTTTCCTTCAGATTTACTTATCTCAGGGTATGATATATTGTTTTTTTGGGTTTCTAGAATGATAATGGCTTCATTAGAATTTTTGGATGATATCCCGTTTAAACATATTTATTTAACAGGGCTTATAAGAGATAAGTACGGAAGAAAGATGTCAAAATCACTTGGTAATGGAATAGATCCTCTTGAAATGGTTGAAAAATATGGTGCTGATGCAGTAAGGTTTACTTTAGTTTATCTATGTTCTGAGGGACAAGATATAAACTTAGATCCCATTAAATTTGAGATGGGTCGTAATTTCGTTAATAAAATATGGAATGCTTTTAAGTTTTGTTTTAGTTATTTTAAAAAATATAATAATGAGATATTGATAGATAAAAATAATTTTAATCCTTATAAAGAGATAGATAAGCTAGATATCTATGACAAGTGGATATTAGAAGAATTAAATTCATTAAAAGAAAAACTTAAAAATTATTTTAATAATTATAAATTTAATTTCATCTCTTCAGAGATTTATAAATTTGTATGGAATGATTTTTGTGATTGGTACATTGAGATATCTAAATTTTATTTAAATATGAAAAATGAAACTTCAATCTTTAAAACAAAAATACTTTATTATTTACTAAACGAAATAATAAAAATTATTCATCCGATAATGCCTTTTGTTTCTGAAGAGATATATTCTTTTATAAATTCTTCAAAAGATTCTATTATTTTTGAAAAATATCCAGAACCAATTTTTAATATAAATTTTTCAGAAGATTTAATTAGTTTTAAAATAATAGAAGAAACAGTTAAATCGATTAGAAATGTTAGACAGGAACTTAATATTCCTATTTCTGAGTCAGTAATATGGATTAAGCTTGAAGATAAGGATAAGAAAGTAAAAGAATTATTAAATAGAGAATTGAATATTATAAAATTTTTAACAAAAATTGAAAATATAAATATTATTGATTCTCTTCCTCCATATAAATCAGCAATTTCTGTTAATATATATAATGAGGTTCATATTAAGATTGAGGGAATTATTGATTATGAAAAAGAAAAAAGAAGACTTATGGAAGAACTTGAGAAAATTGAGAAAGAATTTCAAAAAAGTGAAAGTAAACTTAATAATAAAGAATACTTAAGTAAAGCAAAAATTGAAGCTATTGAAAAAGAAAAAGAAAAAAGAGAAGAGTATCTTTTAAAAATAAAGTCTATTAAAGAAAAAATTAAAATGCTTGGGTAA
- a CDS encoding DNA alkylation repair protein, whose product MLRNNSQSINKDFIIEKLKTYSKEEKKLFYYKFFKVYQGGYGYGDYFLGVTVPYIRKVAKEILNKVDVFFIEEELLKDRFHEVRMLALILLVMKYNKIEKEKNDFLKKNNISEITKKLEIYQKEIFNVYFRNLNFINNWDLVDLSAPNIVGNFLYNYYFINKNLEYENILFNLAKSSNLWENRIAIVSTLYFIKKREINLPIKICSILLNHDHDLIHKACGWILREIGKIDKVRLLEFIKNNYNYIHRTCLRYSIEKFEKSERERILKEKIN is encoded by the coding sequence GTGTTAAGAAACAATTCTCAAAGCATTAATAAAGATTTTATAATTGAAAAATTAAAAACTTATTCAAAAGAAGAAAAAAAATTATTTTATTATAAATTCTTTAAAGTTTATCAAGGTGGATATGGTTATGGAGATTATTTTTTGGGTGTAACTGTTCCATATATAAGAAAAGTTGCGAAAGAAATATTAAATAAAGTCGATGTTTTTTTTATTGAAGAGGAATTATTAAAAGATAGATTTCATGAAGTAAGAATGCTTGCTCTTATTCTTCTTGTTATGAAATATAATAAAATTGAAAAAGAAAAAAATGATTTTTTAAAAAAAAATAATATTAGTGAAATTACTAAAAAACTTGAAATTTATCAAAAAGAGATCTTTAATGTTTATTTTAGAAATCTTAATTTTATTAACAATTGGGATTTAGTTGATTTATCTGCTCCAAATATAGTAGGAAATTTTTTGTATAATTATTACTTTATAAATAAAAATTTAGAATATGAAAATATCTTATTTAATCTTGCAAAGTCTTCAAATTTATGGGAAAATAGAATTGCAATAGTTTCAACATTATATTTTATTAAAAAGAGAGAAATCAATTTACCAATTAAAATTTGTTCCATATTATTAAACCATGATCATGATCTCATACATAAAGCTTGTGGGTGGATTTTAAGAGAAATAGGAAAAATTGATAAAGTGAGGTTATTAGAATTTATAAAGAATAATTATAATTATATTCATAGAACATGCTTAAGATATTCTATTGAAAAATTTGAAAAAAGTGAAAGAGAAAGAATTTTAAAAGAAAAGATAAATTAA